The Proteus vulgaris genome has a segment encoding these proteins:
- the leuE_3 gene encoding LysE-type transporter, whose translation MEFNTLLLFALTVLPLICTPGPDILFISSQGLSGGMKSAWIANSGVISGYLTHALLSALGLAALVSTSPILFHLLKWVGVTYISYLALKMLISACKKGTLVLDTTKTSSLFRKGFLTSFLNPKGLLVYLAILPNFIDNHNDVATQSLLLSGIFITTCLIIYGLLGSFFAYIGVKGGLSDKRRRYNDGIAGGLLAFAAVNLAFN comes from the coding sequence ATGGAATTTAACACTTTATTATTATTCGCACTGACTGTTTTACCGCTGATCTGTACACCTGGACCCGATATTCTGTTTATCTCATCTCAAGGGTTATCAGGAGGAATGAAATCAGCATGGATTGCTAATTCAGGCGTCATTTCAGGTTACTTAACTCATGCGTTGCTAAGTGCTTTAGGCCTTGCCGCCTTAGTTTCTACATCACCCATTTTATTTCATTTACTTAAATGGGTTGGCGTTACTTATATCAGTTATCTCGCTCTTAAAATGTTAATTTCAGCTTGCAAAAAAGGAACGTTAGTCCTTGATACGACTAAAACCTCGTCTCTATTTCGTAAAGGTTTTTTAACCAGTTTCCTTAATCCTAAAGGCTTATTAGTTTATCTCGCTATTTTACCAAACTTTATTGATAATCATAATGATGTCGCAACACAATCATTGCTGTTATCTGGGATATTTATCACGACTTGCTTAATTATTTATGGCCTTCTCGGTAGCTTCTTTGCTTATATTGGTGTAAAAGGCGGTTTAAGTGATAAACGTCGTCGTTATAACGATGGTATTGCCGGTGGATTACTTGCTTTTGCCGCCGTTAATCTGGCTTTTAATTAA
- the lrp_3 gene encoding AsnC family transcriptional regulator has translation MSIKLDKIDKHILQVLQRDGKIQNIELAKEVGLSPSPCLRRVRLLEESGVITRYVAVLDGSMVDAGLSLFARIWFRAQDAETIEEFVKAIKVLPEVVECHLMAGECDALIRIVTKDLATYRRFHADYLTQIPSIQSIKTEVPMETVKVSFALPL, from the coding sequence ATGTCAATAAAATTAGATAAGATAGATAAACATATTTTGCAAGTACTTCAGCGTGATGGCAAAATCCAAAACATTGAGCTAGCAAAAGAAGTTGGACTCTCACCGTCTCCTTGTCTTCGCCGAGTGCGTTTACTTGAAGAATCGGGAGTGATCACTCGTTATGTTGCTGTATTAGATGGTAGTATGGTTGATGCAGGCTTATCTTTATTCGCAAGAATTTGGTTTAGAGCACAAGATGCAGAAACCATAGAAGAATTCGTAAAGGCCATCAAGGTGTTACCTGAAGTGGTTGAGTGTCATTTAATGGCCGGTGAGTGTGATGCATTAATTCGGATCGTGACAAAAGACTTAGCCACGTATCGTCGTTTTCATGCCGATTATTTAACACAAATTCCGAGTATTCAAAGTATAAAAACAGAAGTACCAATGGAAACGGTAAAAGTCAGTTTTGCTTTGCCTCTTTAA
- the blaB gene encoding Beta-lactamase precursor, with the protein MFKTTYRQTAVIVVSLISLLVSPMLWAKTNSTIEEQLSTLEKNSQGRLGVALINTKDNSQITYRGDERFAMASTSKVMAVAAVLKESEKQAGLLDKHMTIKKTDLVTYSPITEKHLATGMTLAQLSAATLQYSDNTAMNKILDYLGGPSKVTQFARSINDVTYRLDRKEPELNTAIHGDPRDTTSPLAMATSLQLLTLGDALGQYQRQQLITWLKGNTTGDQSIKAGLPNNWVVGDKTGSGDYGTTNDIAIIWPENQAPLILVVYFTQQKQNAKPRKDIIVKATEIVTKEYINTSKIK; encoded by the coding sequence ATGTTTAAAACAACATATCGTCAAACCGCAGTGATCGTAGTTTCATTAATATCTTTATTGGTATCGCCAATGCTATGGGCTAAAACAAATAGCACTATTGAAGAACAATTAAGTACGCTTGAAAAAAATAGCCAAGGTCGTTTAGGTGTTGCATTAATTAATACTAAAGATAACTCACAAATAACTTATCGTGGTGATGAACGCTTTGCGATGGCAAGTACCAGCAAAGTCATGGCCGTCGCTGCTGTTTTAAAGGAAAGTGAAAAACAAGCAGGATTGCTTGATAAGCATATGACTATCAAAAAAACCGATTTAGTCACTTATAGTCCTATTACAGAAAAACATTTAGCGACTGGAATGACACTTGCTCAATTAAGCGCTGCTACCTTGCAATATAGTGATAATACAGCAATGAATAAAATTCTCGATTATTTAGGAGGGCCTTCCAAAGTCACTCAATTCGCACGTTCAATCAATGATGTGACTTATCGCCTAGATCGCAAAGAGCCTGAATTAAATACAGCCATTCACGGTGATCCCCGCGATACGACCTCCCCACTTGCAATGGCTACAAGCCTTCAATTACTGACTTTAGGTGATGCATTAGGTCAATATCAGCGTCAACAACTTATCACTTGGTTAAAAGGCAATACGACGGGTGATCAAAGTATTAAAGCAGGTTTACCTAACAATTGGGTTGTAGGAGATAAAACCGGTAGTGGTGATTATGGTACAACTAATGATATCGCCATTATTTGGCCTGAAAATCAGGCACCATTAATTTTAGTCGTCTATTTTACGCAACAAAAACAGAATGCAAAGCCACGAAAAGATATTATTGTAAAAGCGACAGAGATTGTCACAAAAGAGTATATTAATACTTCTAAAATAAAATAA
- the gcvA_2 gene encoding DNA-binding transcriptional activator GcvA yields the protein MRTHLPLNALRAFEASARHLNFTKAALELYVTQGAVSQQVRILEERLGVMLFKRLPRGLEMTDDAQILFSVLTTAFSDIERVFKQFERGEYRDVVSIATVGTFAVGWLLPRLAEFRQQYPRIEVNLRTNNNVVNLATEGLDFAIRFGEGLWPLTHNKALFSAPLTVLCSPKTAERLQHPTDLINENLYRSYREDEWLQWFEKAGIAPIKIIGSIFDSSRLMVESAIYEGGVALAPAKMFSREIESGQLIQPFKIDVEMGKYWLTYLKSKPMTASMEIFQQWLMREALKESRE from the coding sequence ATGCGAACACACCTTCCTCTCAACGCACTACGTGCGTTTGAAGCATCTGCAAGACACCTTAATTTCACCAAAGCAGCATTAGAACTCTATGTCACTCAAGGCGCAGTGAGTCAACAAGTAAGGATATTAGAAGAACGTTTGGGCGTAATGCTTTTTAAGCGTTTGCCTCGTGGTTTGGAGATGACGGATGATGCACAGATCTTATTTTCGGTATTAACAACGGCGTTTAGCGATATTGAACGTGTATTTAAGCAGTTTGAGCGAGGTGAATACCGTGATGTTGTTTCGATTGCCACTGTGGGAACATTTGCTGTTGGTTGGTTATTACCGCGATTGGCTGAATTTAGACAACAATACCCAAGAATAGAAGTGAATTTAAGAACAAATAATAATGTAGTTAATTTGGCAACTGAAGGATTAGATTTTGCTATTCGGTTTGGTGAAGGATTATGGCCTTTAACTCATAATAAAGCCTTATTTTCAGCACCATTAACTGTCTTGTGTTCACCAAAAACAGCAGAACGATTGCAACATCCAACTGATTTAATAAATGAAAATTTATACCGTTCTTACCGCGAAGATGAATGGCTACAATGGTTTGAAAAAGCGGGTATTGCACCTATAAAAATTATTGGGTCTATTTTTGACTCTTCGCGTTTAATGGTAGAAAGTGCAATTTATGAAGGCGGAGTTGCGTTAGCACCTGCAAAGATGTTTTCAAGAGAAATAGAAAGTGGTCAATTAATACAACCTTTTAAAATAGACGTTGAAATGGGGAAGTATTGGTTAACGTATTTAAAATCAAAACCAATGACCGCATCAATGGAAATATTTCAGCAGTGGTTAATGCGTGAAGCGTTAAAAGAGAGTCGGGAGTGA